From Lonchura striata isolate bLonStr1 chromosome 38, bLonStr1.mat, whole genome shotgun sequence, one genomic window encodes:
- the U2AF2 gene encoding splicing factor U2AF 65 kDa subunit, whose product MSDFDEFERQLNENKQERDKENRHRKRSHSRSRSRDRKRRSRSRERRNRDQRSVSRDRRRRRRSPRHEKKKKIRKYWDVPPPGFEHITPMQYKAMQAAGQIPATALLPTMTPDGLAVTPTPVPVVGSQMTRQARRLYVGNIPFGITEEAMMDFFNAQMRLGGLTQAPGNPVLAVQINQDKNFAFLEFRSVDETTQAMAFDGIIFQGQSLKIRRPHDYQPLPGMSENPSVYVPGVVSTVVPDSAHKLFIGGLPNYLNDDQVKELLTSFGPLKAFNLVKDSATGLSKGYAFCEYVDINVTDQAIAGLNGMQLGDKKLLVQRASVGAKNATLSTINQTPVTLQVPGLMSSQVQMGGHPTEVLCLLNMVLPEELLDDDEYEEIVEDVRDECGKYGTVKSIEIPRPVDGVEVPGCGKIFVEFTSVFDCQKAMQGLTGRKFANRVVVTKFCDPDSYHRRDFW is encoded by the exons ATGTCCGACTTCGACGAGTTCGAGCGGCAGCTGAACGAGAACAAACAAG AGCGGGACAAGGAGAACCGGCACCGCAAGCGCTCCCACAGCCGCTCGCGCAGCCGCGACCGCAAACGGCGCAGCCGCTCCCGGgagcgccgcaaccgcgaccaGCGCAGCGTGTCCCGcgaccgccgccgccgccg ccgCTCCCCCCGGCacgagaagaagaagaaaattcgGAAATATTGGGACGT acccccccccggCTTCGAGCACATCACCCCCATGCAGTACAAGGCCATGcagg CGGCGGGGCAGATCCCGGCCACGGCGCTGCTGCCCACCATGACCCCCGACGGGCTGGCGGTGACGCCCACGCCGGTGCCCGTGGTCGGCAGCCAGATGACGCGGCAGGCGCGGCGCCTCTACGTGGGCAACATCCCCTTCGGCATCACCGAG GAGGCGATGATGGATTTCTTCAACGCGCAGATGCGCCTGGGGGGGCTGACCCAGGCCCCCGGGAACCCCGTCCTGGCCGTGCAGATCAACCAGGACAAGAACTTCGCCTTCCTCGAG TTCCGCTCGGTGGACGAGACGACGCAGGCCATGGCCTTCGACGGGATCATCTTCCAGGGGCAGTCGCTGAAGATCCGGCGGCCCCACGACTACCAACCCCTGCCCGGGATGTCCGAAAACCCCTCGGTCTACGTGCCCG GTGTGGTCTCCACGGTGGTTCCGGACTCCGCCCACAAACTCTTCATTGGGGGCCTCCCCAATTACCTGAACGACGACCAG GTGAAGGAGCTGCTGACGTCCTTCGGGCCCCTCAAGGCCTTTAACCTGGTCAAGGACAGCGCCACGGGGCTGAGCAAGGGCTACGCCTTCTGCGAGTACGTGGACATCAACGTCACCGACCAG GCCATCGCGGGGCTCAACGGGATGCAGCTCGGGGAcaagaagctgctggtgcagcgGGCGAGCGTCGGGGCCAAGAACGCCACCCTG AGCACCATCAACCAGACGCCGGTGACGCTGCAGGTGCCGGGGCTGATGAGCTCGCAGGTGCAGATGGGCGGGCACCCCACCGAGGTGCTGTGCCTGCTCAACATGGTGCTGcccgaggagctgctggacGACGACGAGTACGAGGAGATCGTCGAGGACGTGCGCGACGAGTGCGGCAAGTACGGCACCGTCAAATCCATCGAGATCCCGCGGCCCGTCGACGGCGTCGAGGTGCCGGGCTGTGGGAAG